The genomic stretch TTAGACCTTGCGCGTGCCCAGTCTCAAAAAGACCGTACCAATCAAGGCTATACGATTATTCGCTCCCCCGTCTCTGGTGTCGTAGTGGATCGCCAAATCGATGTAGGACAAACAGTGGCAGCAAGCTTGCAAGCACCTGTACTTTTTAAAATTGCGCAAGATCTTAGAGAAATGCAGATTGACTCAAACTTCGCAGAAGCAGACATTGGTCGTATCAAAGTGGGGCAAAATGTCAACTTTGCCGTTGATGCCTTTCCCAATAACTCCTTTAGTGGTGTTGTCAAACAAGTGAGACTCAACGCCACAACAGTTTCAAACGTTGTTACATACGATGTCGTCGTCACCCTTAAAAACCCTGATGAAATACTAGCCCCTGGTATGACAGCGTATGTGAATGTTATTCTTGCCGAGAAGAAAAATATTTTGGTTGTACCTAATGCGGCATTACGCTATAAACCAACTGAACTTCAGGCAAAAAATGGGGCACAAAATAATAGTATGAAAGCTAAAAAAGAGAAAAAAGAGACAAATTCGGCGATACTTTACGTGTTTGAAAATGGCGAGCCAAAACCTGTCAAGGTGACCACTGGTATTACCGATAACCGTTTTACAGAAATTATCTCAGATGGATTGAAAGTAGGCGATAAAATTATTCTTGAAGAGACAAAATCTACTGCAAAAGCAACCGCAGCAGGTAGTCCAATGGGAAGACCGTTTTAATGAACGAAGTTATCAAAATTACGCAGTTAACAAAAAACTACTACACCGATGCGGGTGAAGTATGCGTGCTTAAAGGCGTTGATATTACCATTCACAGTGGCGAATTTGTTGCCATTATGGGACCTTCGGGGTCTGGTAAATCAACTTTTATGAACATCCTAGGCTGCCTTGATAAAGCAACTTCGGGCGAATACTTTTTAAATCAAACCAAGACAACCTCTTTGAGTAAAAATGATCTTGCAACGCTTCGCAACCAAGTCATAGGCTTTGTCTTTCAAGGCTTCAACCTCTTGCCACGTAAAAGCCTTATTGATAATGTAGCTCTTCCTTTAGTCTATGCGGGGATAAGCTCTGCTGAACGAAAAATAAGAGCCAAAGAGATGCTTAAAAGCGTGGGGTTGGAAGCCTTTGGAACATACCTTCCAACGCATATTTCAGGCGGTCAGCAACAACGTGTTGCCATTGCACGTGCGCTTGTCAATAACCCAAAACTTATTTTAGCGGATGAGCCTACGGGAAATCTTGATACCAAAACAAGCCAAGAGATCATGCAGCTTTTTAGTGAGCTCAATGAAAAAGAGGGCATTACAATCGTATTGGTCACGCATGAGCCAGATATTGCGGCGTATGCGAAACGACTGGTAAATTTTGTGGATGGCAAAATACAACACGATGGACCAACGGCACGTATGATGGAGAAGGCACAATGACATTTATAATGCTAGCAGAAGCATGGAGTGCTATGGGGGCTAATAGGCTTCGTACATTTTTAACGATGCTTGGAATGGTCATTGGCGTGGGTGCGGTTATCTTGATGTCTTCCATTGGTGCTGGAACGCAAGCAAAAGTCAAAGAGTCCATCGCTTCGATGGGAAGTAATCTTTTTATTGTTCTTGCGGGTTCTATGACTTCTGGAGGGGTTCGTATCGGAAGTGGAGGGGTTCAGACTTTGACGATTAGCGATGCAACGGCGATGGAAGAGATCGATAGCATTTCAGCAACAGCACCTGTTTCTTCAGGTTCTGCTCAAATGGTTTATCAGTCTGCAAACTGGAATAGCCAAGTGACAGGCACGACACCATCCTTTTTTCTAATACGTGATTGGGCACTTGAGAGTGGACATCCTTTTATGGATTCGGATGTAAGAGGTGCGACCAGAGTGGTTGTTTTGGGTAAGACGATTGCCCAAAATCTTTTTGGAGATGAAGAGCCTGTGGGTAAAACCATTCGTATCAAAAACAGTCCTTATATTGTGGTGGGTGTGCTTGCCAAAAAAGGGCAAAGTTTAGATGGTAGAGATCAAGACGATACCGCGATGGTTCCAATCACCACAGCACAAACCAAACTTTTTGGTAGCCAGTTTAAAGGTACGGTACGGTTTATCATGGTGCAAGGGCGCTCTGAAGATACGATGGATAAGGCAGAAAAAGAGATGACACAGCTTCTTCGCCAACGCCATAAATTGCGTGATAGTGTGGAAGATGACTTTACGATTCGCAACCTCACAGCCCTTGCCAATACAGCAGAAGAGACAACCAAAGCCATGTCTTTGATGCTCGCAGCCATTGCGTCTATTTCGCTCTTGGTTGGGGGCATTGGCATTATGAACATCATGCTGGTTTCTGTTACGGAGCGTACACGTGAGATTGGTATTCGTATCGCTATTGGTGCGAAACAAAATCATATTTTATTGCAGTTTTTACTCGAAGCGTTGATGATTTCCATCATCGGTTGTTTTATTGGTGTGTGTGTGGGCGTTGGTGGGGCGTATACGGTGTCGTACTTTTTCCCCATTAGTGTGGTGATTACGCAAAATTCCATCATCATCTCTTTCTTGGTTGCAACAGGCGTTGGCGTCTTTTTTGGCTTCTACCCCGCACGAAAAGCGGCAAATTTAGAGCCTATTGAGGCGTTGAGGTATCAGTAATTGCGCTATAATTCTTCAAAATTAACATAGGAATGTCAATGAAATTACTTTTAATTGGTGCTGGCAATATGGGTGGAGCAATGCTTCAAGGGTTACATGTAAAAGATATTACAGTGGTTGAAGCGTATCCACCGCGCGTTAAAGAGCTCCAAGAACTCTATCCTACGATTAAAATTGTGCAAGAAATTCCTTCATTAGAAGGCTACATTGTCATTCTTGCGGTTAAACCTCAGTCCTTTGGAACTTTGACGACTAAAGGCATTGCGGAGGGCGTTATTTCAATTATGGCTGGGGTTAGTTTAGAAAAACTAAAAGCAGGCATTATGGCAAAGCATTACATTCGCTCTATGCCAAATATGGCAGCTCTTGTACGAAAATCGGCAACCTCTTTGTGCGGTGACGTTGCTTTAAAAGAGGACGCGATGGATGTTTTAAGCTCAATTGGCCGCTGTTTTTGGCTAGAGAGTGAAAAAGAGCTTGACATTGCCACTGGACTTTCAGGTTCAGCTCCAGCGTGGATTGCCTTGGTCGCAGAAGCTTTGAGTGATGGCGCGGTCAATCTTGGAATGAAAAGAGAGATTACCTATCAATACATTGCAACGCTCTTTGAGGGAGTGGGTGAAGTGCTAAAAACAGAGCATCCTGCACTTTTAAAAGATAAAGTCATGTCACCTGCTGGAACAACTGCCGCAGGTTATGCAAAACTTGAAGAGGGCAAGGTAAGAGATAGTTTCATCAAAGCGATGGAAGCATCGTATGAGAGAGCAAAGGGTTTTTCAAAGTAGAAGAAGCTTAAGGGCTTGTCATAAGACAAGTCCTTAAGCGATTTTATGTGCTTTTTTCTTGGTTGAGGCTGTTTTCTTTGTATTTTTAGAAGGGACAGTTGCTTTCTTAGCACTTCTTGTTTCTGTAATATCCGGTAAAACATCTTCAAAAATCGTCTTCACGTCATTCCATCGGTGTTCGGAGTTAAGCATAACGACTAAAATATCTTTATCATCTTTTTTAGCTCTAGCAATCAAACATGGACCTGCTTTTTGTGTGTATCCTGTTTTGATGCCTACAGCGTACTTATAATTGTTAAGAAGTTTGTTATGGGTATAAGCGGCATAGCCTCTTTTGGTATTAAGTGCTTGAAAATCATGGCGTTTCAGCTTTGCCATATCGTTAAACGCGTTGTTCTTGATAGCATATTCACTAAGGGTTAAAAGATCAAGTGCGGTAGAGTAATGATGGCCAAAATTACTACTGTCAAAACCACAAGGATTCGTAAAGTTAGTGTTTTTCATGCCAATTGCTTTTGCTTTGCGATTCATCATTCCTACAAATTTATCGACATCTCCATCGCCTAAATAAACGCCTATACTCATGGCTGCATCATTGGCGGACATAACCATGGCAGCTTTTACAAGATCTCGAAGGTAAAATTTTTCACCTACTCTAAGCCCTGCTTTTGTCGGTTCGACTTGAATCATCTCTCGTGTGATGGTGACGACATCGTTCATTCTGCCACTTTCAATAGCAAGGACAGCTGTCATAATTTTGGTTAAACTAGCGGGTTGATTGATTTTTTGTTCATCTTTTGCAAAAATAAGTTGTTTACTATTGAGATCTTTAGCAATGATAGAGTCTGTGTTACGTTTGATACGGTCAGCTGTCTCTTTGTCAAGATAGGCTGCGCTAAGGGAACTGGTTACGATACATACGCCGCAGAAAAGCGATAAAAGTTTTTGGGTCATGCTGCTCTTTTTTAGGAATTGATTTTTTCCATTTTAGTGAAAGTTTCTTAAAAATTTCCTTTTAAAATGGCTAAAATAGCCACTTTGCTTCAAATGATGAAAAATTAAACATAAAGCGTTATAACGCTTAAGGTAATAACGTTATAATGCTTCCAATATTTTAATGCAGATCTATCGTTATATACTTAAACTACATAAGGAAGAGAGATGGAAGGGATTGCCTCTGGTGTGATCAGCTTTGACAAGCCAGTTCTTTTAGAAAAAAGGATTAAATTGCTAGAAGCTATTGCAGAAACTGGCTCTATTAGCAGTGCTGCCAAAAGAGTAGGGCTTAGTTATAAAGCAGCATGGGAAGCTGTTGATACGATGAATAATCTTTCTCATAATCCTTTAGTTGTTCGTGTAACAGGCGGTAGTGGAGGTGGTGGAACGACGCTAACACCCTTGGGGGAAGAAGTGGTTGCTAATTATTCCGTTTTAAAAAAAGAGTATGAGAGGTTTTTAAATCGGCTTTCTACTATGGGCAACTTTGAAATGAACAGTTTAAAACACATACAAAGGATTGCAATGCAGATAAGCGCACGTAACCAGCTGATGGGAAAAATCGGCGAGATCAAACAAGCAAAGGTCAATGCAGAGGTAAGCGTTGTGCTCAAAAGTGGTGTTATCCTTGTCTCGACCATTACCAACAGTGCGGTGGAAGAGTTAGGATTAGAAATTGGTGATGAAGTGGTTGGCATCATCAAAGCATCTTCTGTTTTGATTTCCAATGTGATTGACATCGCAACCAGCGCTCGCAATAAGCTTGTGGGTGTTGTCACCGACATTAAGTTAGGCGAAGTGAATGCGACGGTAAGTGTGGACATTGGTCAAAACGATGTGATCATTGCAACCATAACAAGCGAGTCGGTTAGAAGTTTAGGGCTAACGGTTGGAACACGCGTGTGTGCCATTATCAAATCCAGCAGTATATTAATCGGAAAATAAAAGGAGCTTCCATGTTAAAAGTATTGATTGCCAGCGTCGTATTATCAGTTTCTCTTCTTGCAGGAGAGATTAGTGTTGCGGTTGCCGCCAATTTGAGTGACGTCATCGAGGTTTTTAAAGCAGAGTTTGCCAAAACAAACCCAAATACTAAAGTCAACACTGTTTTGGGTGCGAGTGGTAAATTTACAACACAAATTAAAAGTGGTGCACCGTTTGATCTTTTTTTAAGTGCCGACATGGGTTTTCCTGAGAACCTTTACGCTGAGAAAATCGCGGTGACAAAACCGGTTGTTTATGCCAGTGGTGCTTTAGCGATGGTGAGTATGAAAGGATTTGATTTAAGTAAAGGTATTGCCGTATTGGATGATCCTAAAGTAGAGAAAATCGCAATTGCAAATCCAAAAACAGCACCTTATGGAGCGGCAAGTATTGAAGCGTTTAAAAATGCAAAATTGTTTGAAAAAGTTGAACCAAAACTTGTTCAAGGCGATAGCATTTCTCAGGCATTACAATTTTCCATTACAGCCGCAGATGTAGGCTTTGTTAATGCTTCCGCTTTTTACAGCGATAAAATGAAAGAGTACAAAAAAGGGGTTCAATGGGTGGATGTTGATCCAAAACTTTATACACCTATTGCTCAAGGAATTGTTCTTTTAAAACAAGCGGAAAACAATGCAGAAGCCAAAGCGTTTTATGACTTTGTTTTAAGTGCTAAAGCCAAATCGATCTTTAAGAGCTACGGATACTTGGTCAATGAATAGACTAAGGGCTGTTGTTACAGAAATAGAAGGAGAGCAGAACCTGCACATCATTACTTTTGACTGTGCAGGGAGTTCACTTAAAATGATGGGACTTGATCTGCCCAAAGGTTTACATCTCAATAGTCATGTCATCCTTGGTATCAAGCCTTCCCATGTGGCGATTGCTAAACATCTTAGTGGAGAGCTGAGTTATTCTAACCAGCTTCAAGCAACCATTGCAAGCATTGAAAATGGAAAATTACTGAGCAATATTCTTTTACATGTAAAAGAGAGTGACGTTCAAAGTTTCATCACGCTCTCTTCATCAAAACGAATGAATTTACAAGTAGGTGAGCAAGTAACCCTTCTTATAAAAGCAAGTGAACTTTTTGTTTTGGAGGTGCTGGATGCTTGAAAAGCTAATGGGACTTGAATTTACACCTTTTTTAATTTCGTTTAAACTTGCGTCCATTACCACTGCCATTTTATTTTTTATTTCGCTTTTTATAGCGTGGAATTTATCGCAAAGCAAGTCACGACTCAAGCCTATTTTTGAAGCCATTACCGCCCTTCCGATCGTTTTGCCCCCTTCAGTTTTAGGTTTTTACATTCTCTATGCGCTTTCATTTCACTCTCCCATTGGACGCTTTTTTCAAGATGTGTTTGGGGTCAAATTGGTTTTTAACTTCACAGGTTTAGTGGTAGCAAGCTGTTTTTATTCGCTTCCTTTTATGGTTCAGCCCTTGCAGAGTGGCTTTGAAGCATTACCAAAAAATATGCTTGAAGCGTCGTATATTGCTGGTAAAAGTAAACTCAAAACACTTTTTTGTGTGGCACTTCCTAACATTAAACCTGCTTTGATGACGGCGGTAATTATCACTTTTGCTCATACCGTAGGAGAATTTGGTGTGGTTTTGATGGTGGGTGGAAGTATTCCTGGCGAGACAAAGGTCGCCTCTGTGGCTATTTATGAAATGGTGGAGATTATGGATTATACCAGCGCTCATATTTACAGTGCCATTATGGTTAGTATCAGCTTTTGCGTGCTTTTAGGTGTTTATATTTTTAATCGCAAACAGAGCCATCATGTAGGAGGCATTGCATGATCGAAATTGATGTTCAAAAAGAGCTTCTAGGCTCTCTTGGCAAAATGGACTTACATGTAAAGCTTTCGATTGAAAAAGAGAGTTTTGTAGCACTTTCAGGTCAAAGTGGCAGTGGAAAAACAACACTTCTTCGCATTTTAGCAGGACTAGAGCGTGCACAAGGCGAGATAAAAGTCGATGATGAGGTCTGGTTAGATGGTTCTCACTCCTTGCCACCCCAACAACGAGGCATTGGATTTGTGTTTCAAGACTATGCGCTTTTCCCCAATATGAGTGTTTTAGAAAATTTGCTTTTTGTGCGTAAAGACAAAGAACTTGCTCGTCAACTTTTGGATTTGACTGAGCTAGTAGAGTTGGCACACAGAAAACCTGCGACACTCTCAGGTGGGCAAAAACAGCGTGTGAGTTTGTGTCGTGCGATGATGAACAGACCTAAACTTCTTTTAATGGATGAACCTCTCTCCGCACTCGATCCCTTGATGCGAAATAAGCTCCAACATGAGATTTTAACGCTTCACAAAGCGTTTGGGACAACGACCATTATGGTGAGCCATGATCCGAGTGAAATTTATCGTTTAAGTTCGCGTGTGGTGGTGCTTTCACAAGGCAAAGTGATGCAAGATGGCGATGCTAAAAGTGTGCTTCTTCGTACGCAAGGAAGTCAAAAGTTTTCGTTTGAGGGAGAGCTTTTAGATATTGTAAAAGTGGATGTGATTTACATCGCGATCATTTCTATTGGTCAGCAGATCGTTGAAGTGGTGTTGGATGCGAGTGAAGCTAGAGATTTACATGTAGGCGATGTGGTGAGCATTGGAACCAAAGCGTTTGCTCCTATCATCCAAAAGCTCAGGTAAGGACAAAAAATGAAAAAAATAGTCTGCTTCATGGCAATTGCTCTTTTGTGCAACGCTTTTGCGGATGATCTTAAAATTGCCGTTGGTGCTGGGTACAAAAAACCAGTCGTGGAAGTTTTAAAAGTTTATGAAGAGATGACGCATAGCAAGATAGATGCGATGTATGGCAATATGGCGCAAATCTTTGCCCAAGCTAAACAGACAGAAATTGCGCTCATCATTGCCGATAAAAAGTTTCTAGAGAAGCAAAAAGAGCTTAGTTTTACCAACTATCAAAAAATAGGGGATGGCATTGCTGTTATTGCATACACTAAGGGTGTTAGGTTTGATGGAATTGAAGATATCACAAAAGAGAGCATTAAAACCATTGCGATGCCAGAAGCTAAAAAAGCGATTTACGGTGATGCGGGTATGGAGTTTTTGCACAATGCAAAGCTTTATGATGCGCTAAAAGAAAAACTCTTAATCGTAGCAACTGTGCCTCAGGTAAGCTCTTACGTGAGTACGCATGAGGTGGATGTGGGCAT from Sulfurospirillum oryzae encodes the following:
- a CDS encoding ABC transporter ATP-binding protein produces the protein MIEIDVQKELLGSLGKMDLHVKLSIEKESFVALSGQSGSGKTTLLRILAGLERAQGEIKVDDEVWLDGSHSLPPQQRGIGFVFQDYALFPNMSVLENLLFVRKDKELARQLLDLTELVELAHRKPATLSGGQKQRVSLCRAMMNRPKLLLMDEPLSALDPLMRNKLQHEILTLHKAFGTTTIMVSHDPSEIYRLSSRVVVLSQGKVMQDGDAKSVLLRTQGSQKFSFEGELLDIVKVDVIYIAIISIGQQIVEVVLDASEARDLHVGDVVSIGTKAFAPIIQKLR
- a CDS encoding TOBE domain-containing protein, which translates into the protein MNRLRAVVTEIEGEQNLHIITFDCAGSSLKMMGLDLPKGLHLNSHVILGIKPSHVAIAKHLSGELSYSNQLQATIASIENGKLLSNILLHVKESDVQSFITLSSSKRMNLQVGEQVTLLIKASELFVLEVLDA
- a CDS encoding ABC transporter ATP-binding protein, which gives rise to MNEVIKITQLTKNYYTDAGEVCVLKGVDITIHSGEFVAIMGPSGSGKSTFMNILGCLDKATSGEYFLNQTKTTSLSKNDLATLRNQVIGFVFQGFNLLPRKSLIDNVALPLVYAGISSAERKIRAKEMLKSVGLEAFGTYLPTHISGGQQQRVAIARALVNNPKLILADEPTGNLDTKTSQEIMQLFSELNEKEGITIVLVTHEPDIAAYAKRLVNFVDGKIQHDGPTARMMEKAQ
- a CDS encoding efflux RND transporter periplasmic adaptor subunit, with amino-acid sequence MTLLKKILFHKLSIFIALIALSAGGYMVWKEYTKVPLEAKYKFHTLENGDITQSVAANGTLNPLVLVTVGTQVSGKVIKLYVDFNDRVEEGQILAELDPALLDAQVAQSAASVKSAEASLELAMANEKRSRGLFTKEYISKQDLDSSVQALKSARAALDLARAQSQKDRTNQGYTIIRSPVSGVVVDRQIDVGQTVAASLQAPVLFKIAQDLREMQIDSNFAEADIGRIKVGQNVNFAVDAFPNNSFSGVVKQVRLNATTVSNVVTYDVVVTLKNPDEILAPGMTAYVNVILAEKKNILVVPNAALRYKPTELQAKNGAQNNSMKAKKEKKETNSAILYVFENGEPKPVKVTTGITDNRFTEIISDGLKVGDKIILEETKSTAKATAAGSPMGRPF
- the proC gene encoding pyrroline-5-carboxylate reductase, with the protein product MKLLLIGAGNMGGAMLQGLHVKDITVVEAYPPRVKELQELYPTIKIVQEIPSLEGYIVILAVKPQSFGTLTTKGIAEGVISIMAGVSLEKLKAGIMAKHYIRSMPNMAALVRKSATSLCGDVALKEDAMDVLSSIGRCFWLESEKELDIATGLSGSAPAWIALVAEALSDGAVNLGMKREITYQYIATLFEGVGEVLKTEHPALLKDKVMSPAGTTAAGYAKLEEGKVRDSFIKAMEASYERAKGFSK
- the modB gene encoding molybdate ABC transporter permease subunit, with product MLEKLMGLEFTPFLISFKLASITTAILFFISLFIAWNLSQSKSRLKPIFEAITALPIVLPPSVLGFYILYALSFHSPIGRFFQDVFGVKLVFNFTGLVVASCFYSLPFMVQPLQSGFEALPKNMLEASYIAGKSKLKTLFCVALPNIKPALMTAVIITFAHTVGEFGVVLMVGGSIPGETKVASVAIYEMVEIMDYTSAHIYSAIMVSISFCVLLGVYIFNRKQSHHVGGIA
- a CDS encoding D-alanyl-D-alanine carboxypeptidase family protein: MTQKLLSLFCGVCIVTSSLSAAYLDKETADRIKRNTDSIIAKDLNSKQLIFAKDEQKINQPASLTKIMTAVLAIESGRMNDVVTITREMIQVEPTKAGLRVGEKFYLRDLVKAAMVMSANDAAMSIGVYLGDGDVDKFVGMMNRKAKAIGMKNTNFTNPCGFDSSNFGHHYSTALDLLTLSEYAIKNNAFNDMAKLKRHDFQALNTKRGYAAYTHNKLLNNYKYAVGIKTGYTQKAGPCLIARAKKDDKDILVVMLNSEHRWNDVKTIFEDVLPDITETRSAKKATVPSKNTKKTASTKKKAHKIA
- the modA gene encoding molybdate ABC transporter substrate-binding protein; the encoded protein is MLKVLIASVVLSVSLLAGEISVAVAANLSDVIEVFKAEFAKTNPNTKVNTVLGASGKFTTQIKSGAPFDLFLSADMGFPENLYAEKIAVTKPVVYASGALAMVSMKGFDLSKGIAVLDDPKVEKIAIANPKTAPYGAASIEAFKNAKLFEKVEPKLVQGDSISQALQFSITAADVGFVNASAFYSDKMKEYKKGVQWVDVDPKLYTPIAQGIVLLKQAENNAEAKAFYDFVLSAKAKSIFKSYGYLVNE
- a CDS encoding TOBE domain-containing protein, translating into MEGIASGVISFDKPVLLEKRIKLLEAIAETGSISSAAKRVGLSYKAAWEAVDTMNNLSHNPLVVRVTGGSGGGGTTLTPLGEEVVANYSVLKKEYERFLNRLSTMGNFEMNSLKHIQRIAMQISARNQLMGKIGEIKQAKVNAEVSVVLKSGVILVSTITNSAVEELGLEIGDEVVGIIKASSVLISNVIDIATSARNKLVGVVTDIKLGEVNATVSVDIGQNDVIIATITSESVRSLGLTVGTRVCAIIKSSSILIGK
- the modA gene encoding molybdate ABC transporter substrate-binding protein; protein product: MKKIVCFMAIALLCNAFADDLKIAVGAGYKKPVVEVLKVYEEMTHSKIDAMYGNMAQIFAQAKQTEIALIIADKKFLEKQKELSFTNYQKIGDGIAVIAYTKGVRFDGIEDITKESIKTIAMPEAKKAIYGDAGMEFLHNAKLYDALKEKLLIVATVPQVSSYVSTHEVDVGIMNLTAALDSIDKIGGYIKIPQEYYTKIEIVSGSLKACEADKACQNFIAFLQTPKAKEIFTKYGL
- a CDS encoding ABC transporter permease translates to MTFIMLAEAWSAMGANRLRTFLTMLGMVIGVGAVILMSSIGAGTQAKVKESIASMGSNLFIVLAGSMTSGGVRIGSGGVQTLTISDATAMEEIDSISATAPVSSGSAQMVYQSANWNSQVTGTTPSFFLIRDWALESGHPFMDSDVRGATRVVVLGKTIAQNLFGDEEPVGKTIRIKNSPYIVVGVLAKKGQSLDGRDQDDTAMVPITTAQTKLFGSQFKGTVRFIMVQGRSEDTMDKAEKEMTQLLRQRHKLRDSVEDDFTIRNLTALANTAEETTKAMSLMLAAIASISLLVGGIGIMNIMLVSVTERTREIGIRIAIGAKQNHILLQFLLEALMISIIGCFIGVCVGVGGAYTVSYFFPISVVITQNSIIISFLVATGVGVFFGFYPARKAANLEPIEALRYQ